One Nonomuraea angiospora DNA segment encodes these proteins:
- a CDS encoding SigE family RNA polymerase sigma factor, which produces MRPWKVEFEEFVRARSHALLRYGLVLTGSADDAADLVQEALLKLSSSWRRVRSKDDPEGYVRTIMARQHVSWWRRRRLEHLTAEVPSPVHEDEHELGEIWQRLRALPARQRAVLVLRYYEDLADEEIAARLGISQATVRSQVSRALATLRVRADALTGRWR; this is translated from the coding sequence GTGCGTCCCTGGAAGGTGGAGTTCGAGGAGTTTGTCCGCGCCAGGAGCCATGCGCTGCTGCGCTACGGCTTGGTGCTGACCGGCAGCGCCGACGACGCGGCCGACCTGGTCCAGGAGGCTCTGCTCAAGCTGAGCTCCTCGTGGCGGCGTGTACGCAGCAAGGACGACCCCGAGGGATACGTTCGGACGATCATGGCCCGGCAGCATGTGAGCTGGTGGCGCAGGCGACGGCTGGAGCACCTCACGGCGGAGGTTCCCTCTCCGGTCCACGAGGACGAACACGAGCTCGGCGAGATCTGGCAGCGCCTGCGGGCCTTACCGGCCAGACAGCGCGCGGTGCTGGTCCTGCGCTACTACGAGGATCTCGCCGATGAGGAGATCGCGGCGAGGCTCGGCATCTCGCAGGCGACCGTTCGCAGCCAGGTCTCGCGTGCGCTCGCCACACTCCGCGTCCGCGCGGACGCACTCACGGGGAGGTGGAGATGA
- a CDS encoding alpha/beta fold hydrolase has product MPIARSNGFKISYEVSGDGPAVVLHPGMFQDGAHWAHSGYTSALTSTYTVIAVDPLGLGGSDAPHRAEDYSLERRVDSVTAVLDEVGVERAALWGYSLGAMTGYAVAAHAPDRLTCLVAGGFDPVDGFRSVVGPTLRLLGLPADTDAYQLMKQGAAADPYQAALIEAGDPAGFRANYEAFSREPGLQRELAGSGVPMLLYAGTADPWHEPMRAFAERSGANFLSISDADHKGCWDRSTDVLPTALSFLAANAGRP; this is encoded by the coding sequence GTGCCCATCGCGCGCAGCAACGGTTTCAAGATTTCCTACGAGGTCTCCGGCGATGGCCCCGCGGTGGTGCTTCATCCGGGCATGTTCCAGGACGGGGCGCATTGGGCGCATAGCGGCTACACGTCCGCACTCACGTCCACCTACACCGTAATCGCCGTCGACCCGCTCGGCCTGGGTGGTAGCGACGCCCCGCACCGGGCCGAGGACTATTCGCTTGAACGGCGGGTGGACTCTGTCACGGCGGTGCTGGACGAGGTCGGCGTCGAACGGGCCGCGTTGTGGGGGTACTCGCTCGGCGCCATGACGGGGTACGCGGTCGCCGCGCATGCGCCTGACCGCCTGACCTGTCTGGTGGCCGGTGGTTTTGATCCTGTCGACGGTTTCCGCTCCGTGGTCGGTCCTACGCTGCGCCTGCTCGGCCTGCCTGCCGACACCGATGCGTACCAGTTGATGAAGCAAGGCGCCGCTGCCGATCCCTATCAGGCCGCCCTGATCGAGGCGGGTGATCCTGCCGGTTTCCGCGCCAATTATGAGGCGTTCTCCCGCGAGCCTGGACTCCAGCGGGAACTCGCCGGTTCCGGCGTGCCGATGCTGCTGTACGCGGGCACGGCCGACCCTTGGCACGAGCCGATGCGGGCCTTCGCCGAGCGCTCAGGCGCAAACTTCTTGTCCATCTCCGACGCAGATCACAAGGGCTGCTGGGACAGGTCGACCGACGTTCTGCCGACGGCGCTGTCGTTCCTGGCTGCCAACGCCGGCAGGCCTTGA
- a CDS encoding winged helix-turn-helix transcriptional regulator, with amino-acid sequence MSQRNTAVTNQLTPATTAPAPDDCPLPEVLGLIGGKWSAQVLVELGNGPRRFTQLERAITGISRRMLTVSLRDLERNGLVTRTVYPDSPPRVEYATTPLIEAIREPLEALTDWARLAAPAITAARRAYDSSADSQP; translated from the coding sequence TTGTCGCAACGGAACACCGCGGTAACAAACCAGCTCACGCCCGCGACGACGGCACCCGCCCCTGACGATTGCCCGCTGCCTGAGGTCCTGGGCTTGATCGGCGGAAAGTGGAGCGCTCAGGTACTGGTCGAACTGGGCAACGGTCCACGCCGCTTCACCCAGCTGGAGCGCGCGATCACGGGCATCAGCCGGCGCATGCTGACCGTGAGCTTGCGCGATCTCGAACGCAACGGGCTCGTCACCCGAACCGTGTACCCGGATTCCCCGCCGCGAGTGGAGTACGCCACTACTCCATTGATCGAAGCCATACGCGAGCCCCTGGAAGCACTCACGGACTGGGCCCGTCTCGCAGCCCCTGCCATCACCGCGGCCCGCCGGGCCTACGACAGCTCGGCCGATTCACAGCCCTGA
- a CDS encoding dienelactone hydrolase family protein, which translates to MAISPGLNGTWPGIAWLGPRLASRGFVVFGIETNNLNDSPTSRGTQLLAALDYLTQRSTVRGRVDATRLAVAGHSMGGGGALDAALRRPSLQAAIGNAPHLPSGNLSSDRVPTLIYAMQNDTLVPPPRLTTLYNTIPATTERAYIEIAGAGHNYIGQPSTTLARTMIPWMKIFIDDDARYSQFLCPLTNRDGISQYRDSCPLI; encoded by the coding sequence ATGGCCATCTCGCCCGGCCTCAATGGCACCTGGCCGGGCATCGCCTGGCTGGGACCGCGGTTGGCCTCTCGGGGTTTCGTCGTCTTCGGAATCGAGACCAACAACCTCAACGACAGCCCCACCAGCCGTGGCACGCAGCTCCTGGCAGCGCTGGACTACCTGACCCAACGCAGTACCGTACGCGGGCGGGTCGACGCCACCCGGCTGGCGGTAGCCGGACACTCCATGGGCGGGGGCGGAGCTCTCGACGCCGCCCTGCGGCGTCCTTCACTCCAGGCAGCCATCGGGAACGCGCCCCATCTGCCTTCGGGGAACCTCTCCAGTGACCGGGTGCCAACTCTCATCTACGCGATGCAGAACGACACCTTGGTGCCCCCACCGCGCCTGACCACCCTGTACAACACCATCCCGGCGACAACGGAGAGGGCCTACATCGAGATCGCCGGCGCCGGCCACAACTACATCGGGCAGCCGAGCACCACCCTCGCGCGCACCATGATCCCGTGGATGAAGATATTCATCGACGACGACGCCCGCTACAGCCAATTCCTCTGCCCGCTGACCAACCGGGACGGCATCTCGCAGTATCGCGACAGCTGCCCCCTGATCTAG
- a CDS encoding family 78 glycoside hydrolase catalytic domain yields the protein MSSLRRRIRVLAGLGVTFTLVLAQPLTPPAAAAGRQPHVEVVDLRVDGRHDQPLGIDSLAPLLAWRMTPSRQAAGHPCRRPGSRVACPADAQTAYQIQVAASESDLRRGRLLWDSGKVGSAIQSGVRYGGQPLASRQKVGWHVRVWDANEQPSDWSRPSSWEMGLLQQSDWGQARWIEYPGRAENQPMPIFARAFDLDRRKRVASARLYLSGIGLHLPTLNGRTLSDEVLAPGNANYQLSSEYRTYDVTDDLRAGANTLGVRLGNGPAYVRRSVTNPAVGRTAPYSWWQSQLKGSGTLTAGTAPGATTVTPNSVTGYHVGGTISIDTGDGGDNLESRTITAIGSTGITFTPALDKPHPAGATVTGSGNNIAASDASAGAAVTPRLIARLEITYTDGSPDVIVSDRSWRTALGPLVTDAWYSGSDHDARREQPGWDSPGADLSPTAKRRDGTLMAWTDAGIAPPPNLATKLVARAAEPVKAVETFTPVSLTNPAPGVWVFDLGQNITGWPQLNLKGRLPAGITIRMSPAESLAPDGTVDQASLMGGGGNRGRDLFNTYTTAGLPGGESWHPDFNYFGMQWIQVTGLPEGYTPGKDLIKGIRLQADTPVAGQVTTSDARINRIHTMARYSFASNIMSVFTDCPGREKLSYPADYTMPMGAIHRNHDLGAYLKTTMRHLVEGQSVAGTPMRGNVALKTPVYDWGYSGRFGDEINWGDAIILVPAMLYELYGDTETMARYYEQMVLFADYIQRQKAGTGADAHIVDAALADWVAADETSGRITGTWGYYVMITKLAKMADLTGHADDAARYRTLAADIKNAFNAHFYNQQLRRYTTDGDAGTAGATQTAQALALDAGLVPDGERQAVLDALVELVRAYHPNGEGPHFSGGTIGMGPIVRVLAAGGRDDVLWEVLQQDDQPGYGYFMQSTSANPGGMTTIGERWDRGSSKNHMILAQIEEWFHAGLAGIREADGSTAYRDLIIQPKPVGDLTYVKGSYTTPQGVVRSEWSRGQRTFKLTVEVPPNTTAEVWVPAKERRLVAAPHRTAFQRMDGAYAVYNVPSGSFTFTAATPG from the coding sequence GTGTCCTCATTACGTCGCCGGATACGCGTCCTGGCAGGGCTGGGAGTGACGTTCACCCTCGTCCTCGCACAGCCCCTCACCCCTCCAGCGGCGGCGGCCGGCAGGCAACCCCACGTCGAGGTCGTGGACCTGCGCGTGGACGGCCGGCACGATCAGCCCCTCGGCATCGACAGCCTCGCCCCGCTGCTGGCGTGGCGGATGACCCCCTCCCGGCAAGCCGCCGGCCATCCGTGCCGGCGGCCCGGCTCCCGGGTCGCCTGCCCGGCCGACGCGCAGACCGCGTACCAGATCCAGGTGGCCGCGAGCGAGAGCGATCTCAGGCGCGGGCGACTGCTGTGGGACTCCGGCAAGGTGGGCTCGGCCATCCAGTCCGGCGTCCGCTACGGCGGACAGCCTCTGGCCTCGCGGCAGAAGGTCGGCTGGCACGTGCGCGTCTGGGACGCGAACGAGCAGCCCTCGGACTGGAGCAGGCCCTCGTCCTGGGAGATGGGCCTGCTCCAGCAGAGCGACTGGGGGCAGGCACGCTGGATCGAGTACCCCGGCCGCGCCGAGAACCAGCCCATGCCGATCTTCGCCCGCGCGTTCGACCTCGACCGCCGCAAACGCGTGGCGAGCGCCCGCCTCTACCTCTCCGGCATCGGACTGCACCTGCCGACCCTCAACGGCCGCACGCTCAGCGACGAGGTGCTCGCCCCCGGCAACGCCAACTACCAGCTCTCCAGCGAGTACCGCACCTACGACGTCACCGACGACCTGCGCGCCGGCGCCAACACCCTGGGCGTACGGCTCGGCAACGGCCCCGCCTACGTACGGCGCAGCGTCACCAATCCGGCCGTCGGCCGGACGGCGCCCTACTCCTGGTGGCAGAGCCAGCTCAAGGGCAGCGGCACCCTGACCGCCGGCACCGCGCCCGGCGCCACCACCGTCACGCCGAACAGCGTCACCGGCTACCACGTCGGCGGCACCATCAGCATCGACACCGGCGACGGCGGCGACAACCTCGAGTCCCGCACGATCACGGCGATCGGCAGCACCGGCATCACCTTCACCCCCGCGCTGGACAAGCCGCACCCTGCGGGCGCGACCGTGACCGGCTCAGGCAACAACATCGCCGCGAGCGACGCCAGCGCCGGCGCCGCGGTGACGCCCCGCCTGATCGCCCGCCTGGAGATCACCTACACCGACGGCTCGCCGGACGTCATCGTCTCCGACCGGAGCTGGCGCACCGCCCTGGGCCCCCTGGTCACCGACGCCTGGTACTCCGGTTCCGACCATGACGCCCGCCGGGAGCAACCCGGCTGGGACTCTCCCGGCGCCGACCTCTCCCCCACGGCCAAGCGCCGCGACGGCACCCTCATGGCCTGGACGGATGCCGGCATCGCACCCCCGCCGAACCTGGCCACCAAGCTCGTCGCCCGCGCGGCCGAACCGGTCAAAGCCGTCGAGACCTTCACCCCGGTCTCCCTGACCAACCCAGCGCCGGGCGTCTGGGTGTTCGACCTGGGCCAGAACATCACCGGCTGGCCCCAACTCAACCTCAAGGGCCGCCTGCCCGCCGGGATCACCATCCGCATGTCCCCCGCCGAGTCCCTGGCCCCCGACGGCACCGTGGACCAGGCCTCCCTGATGGGCGGCGGCGGCAACCGGGGCCGCGACCTGTTCAACACCTACACCACCGCCGGCCTGCCCGGCGGCGAGAGCTGGCACCCCGACTTCAACTACTTCGGCATGCAGTGGATCCAGGTCACCGGCCTGCCCGAGGGCTACACTCCCGGCAAGGATCTCATCAAGGGTATCCGGCTCCAGGCCGACACCCCCGTCGCGGGCCAGGTGACCACCTCCGACGCCCGGATCAACCGCATCCACACGATGGCCCGCTACTCCTTCGCCTCCAACATCATGTCGGTCTTCACCGACTGCCCCGGGCGGGAAAAGCTGTCCTACCCGGCCGACTACACGATGCCGATGGGCGCCATCCACCGTAACCACGACCTGGGCGCGTACCTGAAGACCACCATGCGGCACCTCGTCGAAGGCCAGTCCGTCGCCGGCACCCCGATGCGCGGCAACGTGGCCTTGAAGACGCCCGTCTACGACTGGGGCTACAGCGGCCGCTTCGGTGACGAGATCAACTGGGGCGACGCCATCATCCTCGTCCCGGCGATGCTGTACGAGCTGTACGGCGACACCGAGACCATGGCCCGCTACTACGAGCAGATGGTCCTGTTCGCCGACTACATCCAGCGCCAGAAGGCCGGCACCGGCGCCGACGCGCACATCGTGGACGCCGCCCTGGCCGACTGGGTGGCCGCCGACGAGACCTCAGGCCGCATCACCGGCACGTGGGGCTACTACGTCATGATCACCAAGCTGGCGAAGATGGCCGACCTGACCGGCCACGCCGACGACGCCGCCCGTTACCGGACGCTGGCCGCCGACATCAAGAACGCCTTCAACGCCCACTTCTACAACCAGCAGCTCCGCCGCTACACCACCGACGGCGACGCCGGGACCGCCGGCGCCACCCAGACGGCCCAGGCGCTGGCCCTCGACGCCGGCCTCGTCCCGGACGGAGAACGCCAGGCCGTCCTCGACGCCCTCGTCGAACTCGTCCGCGCCTACCACCCGAACGGCGAAGGACCGCACTTCAGCGGCGGCACCATCGGCATGGGCCCGATCGTCCGTGTCCTGGCCGCCGGCGGCCGCGACGACGTCCTGTGGGAGGTCCTGCAGCAGGACGACCAGCCCGGCTACGGCTACTTCATGCAGTCCACCAGCGCCAACCCGGGCGGCATGACCACGATCGGGGAGCGCTGGGACCGGGGATCGTCCAAGAACCACATGATCCTCGCCCAGATCGAGGAGTGGTTCCACGCCGGCCTGGCCGGCATCCGCGAGGCAGACGGCTCGACCGCCTACCGCGACCTCATCATCCAACCCAAGCCGGTCGGGGATCTCACCTACGTCAAAGGCAGCTACACCACGCCGCAGGGGGTGGTGCGGTCCGAATGGAGCCGCGGGCAGCGAACGTTCAAGTTGACGGTCGAGGTGCCACCGAACACCACGGCCGAAGTCTGGGTACCGGCAAAGGAGCGGCGCCTGGTCGCAGCACCGCACCGGACCGCGTTCCAGCGTATGGACGGCGCCTACGCCGTCTACAACGTCCCCTCCGGTTCGTTCACCTTCACCGCGGCAACGCCCGGCTGA
- a CDS encoding ROK family transcriptional regulator, with protein sequence MTAFRQNGPRPPDSAVRQEDLRDLNLEVVLQRILGAGSPISRTELATATGLTRPTITRITEELLAGRLITEKGVTHNGRAGRPRVGLTLSDQGPAGLGLDIRADGLAACVVDLTGTVRHLTFAPMPYTGRDAGAVLGELTRMGREAIEAVRVKELTVITATLAVPGPVDGGVVRIAPALGWRDVDAGTFLADLGVPCAVDNEANLAALGELYAGDDPLGSFLYVSGGLGIGAGIVLNGTLMRGARGWSGELGHVTVESEGATCACGSRGCLETYASTGAILGALPGATNRTDALESAVPPGVVPGRAGGTFEGINPDSVITTRAEADDPAALAALDRAGSALGIALSGAVNVLDVGTVLLGGSFALLSSWLIDSVRAEIDRRVVTASWSPVTVRPTLLGPDAAVIGAALTSIDQIRRRPTTWLSRQS encoded by the coding sequence ATGACGGCCTTCCGGCAGAACGGGCCGCGGCCGCCCGACAGCGCTGTCCGGCAGGAGGATCTGCGCGATCTCAACCTCGAGGTGGTCCTCCAGCGCATCCTCGGCGCGGGCAGCCCGATCTCGCGCACCGAACTGGCCACCGCGACCGGGCTGACCCGGCCAACGATCACCCGTATCACCGAGGAACTCCTCGCCGGGCGGCTCATCACCGAGAAGGGTGTCACCCACAACGGTCGCGCGGGCCGTCCCCGGGTGGGCCTGACCCTGTCCGACCAGGGACCCGCCGGGCTGGGCCTGGACATCCGCGCCGACGGGCTGGCCGCCTGCGTCGTGGACCTCACCGGCACGGTGCGGCATCTGACGTTCGCGCCCATGCCGTACACCGGGCGTGATGCCGGGGCGGTGCTGGGCGAGCTGACCCGTATGGGGCGCGAGGCGATCGAGGCGGTCAGGGTCAAGGAGCTGACCGTGATCACCGCGACGCTGGCCGTACCCGGACCCGTCGACGGCGGGGTGGTGCGCATCGCGCCCGCGCTGGGCTGGCGCGACGTCGACGCCGGAACGTTCCTGGCCGACCTGGGCGTGCCGTGCGCGGTGGACAACGAGGCCAACCTGGCCGCGCTGGGCGAGCTGTATGCCGGGGACGACCCCCTGGGGAGTTTCCTGTACGTGTCGGGAGGACTCGGCATCGGCGCCGGGATCGTGCTGAACGGCACCCTGATGCGGGGGGCACGTGGCTGGAGCGGCGAGCTGGGGCACGTGACCGTCGAGTCGGAGGGCGCCACGTGTGCCTGCGGGTCGCGCGGCTGCCTGGAAACCTACGCCAGCACCGGCGCCATCCTCGGCGCGCTGCCAGGAGCAACCAACCGGACGGACGCCCTCGAAAGCGCCGTCCCGCCCGGCGTCGTCCCCGGACGAGCCGGTGGCACTTTCGAGGGGATCAACCCCGACTCCGTCATCACCACCCGCGCCGAGGCCGACGACCCCGCCGCGCTGGCCGCGCTCGACCGGGCCGGGAGCGCGCTCGGCATCGCGCTGTCCGGCGCGGTCAACGTGCTCGACGTCGGCACCGTCCTGCTCGGCGGCAGTTTCGCGCTGCTGTCGTCGTGGCTGATCGACTCGGTGCGCGCCGAGATCGACCGCCGGGTGGTGACCGCCTCCTGGTCGCCGGTCACCGTCCGCCCCACCCTGCTCGGCCCGGACGCGGCCGTCATCGGCGCGGCACTCACCTCCATCGACCAGATCCGCCGCCGCCCCACCACCTGGCTGTCCCGCCAGAGCTGA
- a CDS encoding DUF6807 domain-containing protein, translating into MSAEVLRLDGREVAIYVWQPEAPASSSPRPFLHPVRTLAGRTVTDAVPVSHPHQFGIGVAYPDIHGVNFWGGRTFVSGHGPAWLDNHGSQRHERWERRGGGELAHSLRWLGPDERMLLRERRVIGCEQVSGSVWSLSVRSRLANVTDRPLEVRSPAASGRVGAGYGGFFWRGPAVPGATVLSPAGTGVEPVHGHSAEWVAVAVADWTMVFAPGDADTARDRWFVRARDYLGVGSSVAWDAPLVLQPGEEIARHVVTLIADGALNADSAAELVAENGRGAATSGAAASGAAASGAAASGAAASGAATDGAATDGAATDGAATDGAATDGVATDGVADHGLPAADRPVLDGTPGFHSLPVA; encoded by the coding sequence ATGTCGGCGGAAGTGTTGCGGCTCGACGGGCGTGAGGTGGCCATCTACGTCTGGCAGCCGGAAGCACCCGCCTCCAGCTCGCCTCGTCCGTTCCTGCACCCGGTGCGCACGCTGGCCGGCCGTACCGTCACCGACGCGGTCCCGGTCTCGCACCCGCACCAGTTCGGCATCGGCGTGGCCTACCCCGACATCCACGGGGTCAACTTCTGGGGCGGGCGCACCTTCGTCTCCGGCCATGGCCCGGCCTGGCTGGACAACCACGGCTCCCAGCGGCACGAGCGCTGGGAACGGCGCGGAGGCGGCGAGCTGGCGCACAGCCTGCGCTGGCTCGGCCCGGACGAGCGGATGCTGCTGCGTGAGCGGCGCGTGATCGGCTGCGAGCAGGTATCGGGCAGCGTGTGGTCGCTGTCGGTGCGCAGCAGGCTGGCCAATGTCACCGACCGGCCGCTGGAGGTGCGCAGCCCAGCTGCCAGCGGGCGGGTGGGCGCGGGGTACGGCGGCTTCTTCTGGCGCGGCCCGGCGGTGCCGGGCGCGACGGTGCTGAGCCCGGCGGGGACGGGCGTCGAGCCGGTGCACGGGCACAGCGCCGAGTGGGTGGCGGTGGCGGTGGCCGACTGGACGATGGTGTTCGCGCCCGGCGACGCCGACACCGCCCGCGACCGGTGGTTCGTGCGGGCCCGCGACTACCTCGGGGTGGGTTCGAGCGTGGCCTGGGACGCGCCCCTGGTGCTGCAGCCGGGTGAGGAGATCGCCCGCCACGTGGTGACCCTGATCGCCGACGGCGCGCTGAACGCCGATTCGGCGGCCGAACTGGTAGCGGAAAACGGACGCGGCGCGGCGACCAGCGGCGCGGCGGCCAGCGGCGCGGCGGCCAGCGGCGCGGCGGCCAGCGGCGCGGCGGCCAGCGGCGCGGCGACCGACGGCGCGGCGACCGACGGCGCGGCGACCGACGGCGCGGCGACCGACGGCGCGGCGACCGACGGCGTGGCGACCGACGGCGTGGCGGACCACGGGCTCCCCGCAGCGGATCGGCCGGTGCTCGACGGCACACCGGGCTTCCACTCGTTGCCGGTGGCATGA
- a CDS encoding Gfo/Idh/MocA family protein, whose amino-acid sequence MRRYAFVGTGSRARMYLDALLGPYADLGRPVAFCDTNEVRMAYYDRVAGAPLPHYAPDDYDRVLEGSDVVVVTSPDFTHAGYVSRALRAGVDVVVEKPMTTDLEGLREIGSALVEGTAELTVTFNYRYSPRNSLIRQLIADGEIGEVTSVTFEWCLDTVHGADYFRRWHRDKSASGGLLVHKATHHFDLVNWWLHDRPEVVFARGGLRFYGPANAARRGLGPRPDRGPVAGDPFTLDLASDEKLRELYGAGEHLDGYIRDRDVFSDGITIEDNLNVVVGYRGGASMSYSLHAHCPWEGYRVAINGTAGRIELDVVERPHVSPTDALATIGAATANPDSGTTRGSVAHREGEPDPRTEPEGSRSGPAGSGHRTRGSRLLLQRHWEPAVEVPIPDGAGGHGGGDAMLLRDVFGGPSGDPLRRQAGFADGAAGVLVGVAGNESLRTGRAVRLDELEPIPGMSA is encoded by the coding sequence ATGAGACGCTACGCCTTCGTCGGGACCGGCTCACGCGCCCGGATGTACCTGGACGCCCTGCTCGGCCCCTACGCCGACCTCGGCCGTCCGGTGGCCTTCTGCGACACCAACGAGGTGCGCATGGCCTACTACGACCGGGTCGCGGGCGCCCCGCTGCCGCACTACGCCCCTGACGACTACGACCGGGTGCTGGAGGGGTCGGACGTGGTGGTGGTCACCTCGCCCGACTTCACGCACGCCGGCTACGTCAGCCGCGCGCTGCGCGCGGGCGTGGACGTGGTCGTGGAGAAGCCCATGACCACCGACCTGGAGGGGTTGCGGGAGATCGGCTCGGCCCTGGTCGAGGGTACGGCGGAGCTGACGGTCACCTTCAACTACCGGTATTCGCCACGCAACAGTCTCATCAGGCAGCTGATCGCCGACGGCGAAATCGGCGAGGTCACCTCGGTCACCTTCGAGTGGTGTCTGGACACCGTGCACGGCGCCGACTACTTCCGCCGCTGGCACCGCGACAAGTCCGCCTCCGGCGGGCTGCTGGTACACAAGGCCACCCACCACTTCGACCTGGTCAACTGGTGGCTGCACGACCGGCCCGAGGTCGTCTTCGCCCGCGGCGGGCTGCGCTTCTACGGCCCCGCCAACGCCGCGCGCCGCGGCCTGGGACCGCGGCCGGACCGGGGGCCGGTCGCGGGCGACCCGTTCACCCTGGACCTGGCCTCCGACGAGAAACTCCGCGAGCTGTACGGCGCCGGCGAACACCTCGACGGCTACATCCGCGACCGCGACGTCTTCTCCGACGGCATCACCATCGAGGACAACCTCAACGTCGTCGTCGGCTACCGAGGCGGGGCGTCGATGTCGTACAGCCTGCACGCGCACTGCCCGTGGGAGGGCTACCGGGTCGCGATCAACGGTACGGCGGGGCGGATCGAGCTCGACGTGGTGGAACGGCCCCACGTCTCCCCGACGGACGCCTTGGCGACCATCGGCGCGGCCACGGCCAACCCGGATTCCGGTACGACACGCGGCTCGGTCGCCCACCGCGAGGGCGAGCCCGACCCGAGGACCGAGCCCGAGGGCTCCAGGAGCGGCCCCGCCGGCAGCGGGCACCGCACCCGCGGTTCGCGCCTGTTGCTGCAGCGGCACTGGGAACCCGCCGTCGAGGTTCCCATCCCCGACGGGGCCGGCGGCCACGGCGGCGGGGACGCGATGTTGCTGCGCGACGTCTTCGGCGGACCCTCTGGTGACCCGTTGCGCCGCCAGGCCGGGTTCGCCGATGGGGCGGCCGGCGTGCTGGTCGGGGTGGCGGGCAACGAGTCGTTGCGCACCGGCCGCGCCGTACGGCTGGACGAGCTCGAGCCGATCCCGGGCATGTCCGCGTGA
- a CDS encoding carbohydrate ABC transporter permease, whose translation MTTDESYIERIGNSRRRRFTKHLLLCLASIVMLYPLLWLVSSSLKPTGIVFKDLSLWPAEWDLSNYAGGWTALQFPFDLYLVNSVVIVVLSILGNLLSCSLAAYAFARLNFRGRKLFFALTLGTMMLPGHVLLVPQYIVFAKLGWLNTYYPLIVPNFLATSAFYIFLMVQFIRSLPRELDEAARIDGAGTFRIFWSVILPLCKPAFATTAIFTFISTWNEFFSPLLYLTEQELYTVPLALRQFIDSEGQSQWGQMFAMSFVSLAPVIGFFIAGQKYLVKGIATTGLK comes from the coding sequence ATGACAACTGACGAGAGCTACATCGAGCGCATCGGCAACAGCCGCCGCAGACGCTTCACCAAACACCTGCTGCTCTGCCTGGCGAGCATCGTCATGCTCTACCCGTTGCTGTGGCTGGTGTCCAGCTCGCTCAAGCCGACCGGGATCGTCTTCAAGGATCTGTCGCTCTGGCCCGCCGAGTGGGACCTCTCCAACTACGCCGGGGGCTGGACGGCCCTGCAGTTCCCCTTCGACCTCTACCTGGTCAACTCGGTCGTCATCGTCGTGCTGAGCATCCTGGGCAACCTGCTGTCGTGCTCGCTGGCCGCCTACGCCTTCGCCCGGCTCAACTTCCGTGGCCGCAAGCTCTTCTTCGCGCTGACGCTCGGCACGATGATGCTTCCGGGTCACGTGCTGCTGGTGCCGCAGTACATCGTCTTCGCCAAGCTGGGCTGGCTCAACACCTACTACCCGCTGATCGTCCCCAACTTCCTGGCCACCAGCGCCTTCTACATCTTCCTCATGGTGCAGTTCATCCGCTCGCTGCCCAGGGAGCTGGACGAGGCGGCCCGCATCGACGGCGCGGGCACGTTCCGGATCTTCTGGAGCGTCATCCTGCCGCTGTGCAAGCCTGCCTTCGCGACCACGGCGATCTTCACGTTCATCTCGACGTGGAACGAGTTCTTCAGCCCGCTGCTCTACCTGACCGAGCAGGAGCTGTACACCGTCCCGCTGGCGCTGAGGCAGTTCATCGACTCCGAGGGCCAGTCGCAGTGGGGGCAGATGTTCGCCATGTCGTTCGTCTCCCTCGCCCCGGTCATCGGGTTCTTCATCGCCGGCCAGAAGTACCTGGTCAAGGGCATCGCCACCACAGGACTGAAATGA